GTTACGTAAACATCCAGCAAATCATTATTCAGTTCGCTATCCTGTTCTTTCAGCAGTTGAAGCTCTTCTTCAATCTGAGCACTGTGCTTTTTCTCTGCCTCCAAAGTAGCTTCGAGCTGAACACTCTGCTGCTTCTCTGCCTCCAAGGCAGCTTTGAGCTGAGCACTGTGCTTTTTCTCTGCCTCCTGGTGTAAACTCAGATATTCCCGTCGCTGGAAGTTAACTGTTTCCGTAAGACGCTTAATTTGATTAGCTTGAATCTCGTTCTTTTTGATGAGATTCTTGGCCACTTCAGAAACCTTTTTAAAAGGGCGTTTATATTTCCCAGTATTCAGTTCGCTATTCTGTTCTTTCAGCAGTTGAAGCTCTTCTTCAAGTTGAGCACTGTGCGTTTTCTCTGCCTCCAAGTTAGCTTTGAGTTGAGCACTGTGCTTTTTCTTTGTCTCCAAGGTAGCTTTGAGCTGAGCACTCTGCTTTTTCTCTGCCTCCAAGGTAGCTTTGAGCTGAGCACTCTGCTTTTTCTCTGCCTCCAAGGTAGCTTTGAGCTGAGCACTGTGCTTTTCCTCTGTCTCCAAGGTAGCTTTGAGTTGAGCACTGTGCTTTTTCTCTGTCTCCAAGGTAGCTTTGAGTTGAGCACTGTGCTTTTTCTCTGCCTCCAAGGTAGCTTTGAGCTGAGCACTCTGCTTTTTCTCTGCCTCCAAGGTAGCTTTGAGCTGAGCACTCTGCTTTTTCTCTGCCTCCAAGGTAGCTTTGAGCTGAGCACTCTGCTTTTTCTCTGCCTCCAAGGTACCTTCAATCTCGTCACAGTACTCAAACTCGACTTTCATCACTTTCTACATCTGTACCCTGAATACTTCCCCTTCGTTAATCTTCAGTGTTGCGGAGTTTAAAGCATCTTCAAGTTGCTCCCTGTACGACTTCTCTTCCTTCAATGTACTCGCCAGCTGTTTACTGTACTCGATTACATCGTCGAGCTGCTGTCGTCCGTCTTTCATAGCGCTCTCCACCAGTACATCTTGGTGTTCGTCGTCCACTGCATCAGCTGGGTGCTCTTCCTCTGTACCACCGACGTTTACATCCACTGCACCAGCTGGGTGCTCTTCCTCTGTACCACCGAGGTTTTCATCCACTGCACCAGCTGGGTGCTCTTCCTCTGTACCACCGAGGTTTTCATCCACTGCACCAGCTGGGTGCTCTTCCTCTGTACCACCGAGGTTTTCATCCACTGCACCAGCTGGGTGCTCTTCCTCTGTACCACCGAGGTTTTCATCCACTGCACCAGCTGGGTGCTCTTCCTCTGTACCACCGAGGTTTTCATCCACTGCACCAGCTGGGTGCTCTTCCTCTGTACCACCGAGGTTTTCATCCACTGCACCAACTGGGTGCTCTTCCTCTGTACCACCGAGGTTTTCATCCACTGCACCAGCTGGGTGCTGCTTTTCCTCTGTACCACCGAGGTTATATTCCCAGAAGTCGTCAGTGTCGGTGTTGGAGTAGTCTTCGTCGGAGTCCCAGAAGTCGTCAGTGTCGGTGTCGGAGTAGTCTTCGTCGGAGTCCCAGAAGTCGTCACTGTCCAAGTCGTCGGTGTCGGAGTAGTCTTCGTCAGTGTCCCTGAAGTCGTCATATTCCCAGTAGTCTTCGTCAGTGTCCCAGTAGTCTTCGTCAGTGTCGGAGTAGTCTACGTCGGTGTCGGAGAATTCATCGTCCATGTAGGTGTATCCGCCAGGGAAGCCCAGGTAACCACGAGGTCGTTCACCACGTTTCTCCACGTCGCCTACATATCCGTGATCCAGACCACCTCCCTGGTGGTCAGGAAGCCCAGGATCAAGCAGTCCTCCCTGGAGGTCAGGAAGCCCAGGGTCAACCAGTCCTTCTCCCTGGACGTCAGGAGGAAGACCAAGCCCAGGGTCAAGCAGTCCTCCCTGGAGGTGAGGAAGCCCAGGGTCAAACCCTCTCTGGCGGTCACGAAGTTTAAGATTAATGCCCAGGTGGGCAGGTCGCCACCCATCATCTTGgtcaacaacagtgtcaacaccagacacaagtaTCGTCACCACAACGATCAAGAAATTTATCAACAAATTCATTTTCATATAATtcatatttgatttttttttcttattcttctGAGAGAGATTTTGAGATGATGACGCGAGTGATGGACTGGAGATGGAAGGTTGAAACCtatgtgaaggctcgatcctccgtagcTCCGCGTGGATCATTCCTCttatgaaggctcgatcctccgtagcTCCGCGTGGATCATTCCTCttatgaaggctcgatcctccgtcaccAGCTTCTCCAAGCTAACTTGTCCATCCTGATGAACAGTAGTAATAGACCAGGAGTGCTAAACCCcgaggggtcatacagtgcttggggaatagAAGACAATCAGATTCGATGCAAGGAAGTGAAGATgagctccacttccttggaccaagagccatCCACGAACCTCGGGGCACCTGCTTTTAGGAAAAAACTTGCGTGGTacctgtagtagttgtagtgtggttgtagtagttgtagtagtgattgtagtagttgtagtgtggttgtagtagtgcttgtagtagttgtagtgtggttgtagtagtgcttgtagtagttgtagtgtggttgtagtagttgtagtgtggttgtaatagttgtagtgtggttgtattagttgtagtgtggttgtagtagttgtagtgtggttgtagtagttgtagtgtggttgtaatagttgtagtgtggttgtagtagttgtagtgtggttgtaatagttgtagtgtggttgtagtgtggttgtagtagttgtagtgtggttgtagtagttgtagtgtggttgtagtagttgtagtgtggttgtaatagttgtagtgtggttgtagtagttgtagtgtggttgtaatagttgtagtgtggttgtattagttgtagtgtggttgtagtagttgtagtgtggttgtagtagtgattgtagtagttgtagtgtggttgtagtagttgtagtgtggttgtagtagttgtagtgtggttgtaatagttgtagtgtggttatagtagttgtagtgtggttgtagtagttgtagtgtggttgtagtagttgtagtgtggttgtagtagttgtagtagtgattgtagtagttgtagtgtggttgtagtagttgtagtgtggttgtaatagttgtagtgtggttgtagtagttgtagtgtggttgtaatagttgtagtgtggttgtagtagttgtagtgtggttgtagtagttgtagtgtggttgtagttgtagtgtggttgtagtagttgtagtgtggttgtagtagttgtagtgtgtttgtagtagtgattgtagtagttgtagtgtggttgtagtagttgtagtgtgtttgtagtagtgattgtagtagttgtagtgtggttgtagtagttgtagtgtggttgtaatagttgtagtgtggttgtagtgtgcttgtagttgtagtgtggttgtaatagttgtagtgtgcttgtagtagttgtagtgtggttgtagtagttgtagcagtgattgtagttgtagtggttgtagttgtagcagttgtagtgtttgtagttgtagtggttgtagtagttgtagcagttgtagtggttgtagtagttgcagtggttgtagtagttgtagtggttgtagttgcagcagttgtagtagttatactggcagtagtagttgtagtagttgaagtggttgtagttgtagtggttgtagtagttgcagtggttgtagttgtagtggttgtagtagttgtagtggttgtagtagttgtagtggttgtagttgtagcagttgtagtggttgtagttgtagtggttgtagttgtagtggttttagtggttgtagtagttgtagtggttgtagtagttgtagtggctgtagtagtttcagtggttgtagttgtagtggttgtagtagctgtagtagttgtagtagttatagtggctgtagtggttgtagtagttgtagtggctgTAGCAGttttagtagttgtagtggttgtagtagttttAGTGGCTGTaatggttgtagtagttgtagtaattgtagtagttgtagtggttgtagttgtagtggcTGTAGTGGTTGTAGCTGTAGCTGTagaagttgtagtggttgtagtagttgtagtggttgtaggaGTAGTAatagatgatatatatatatatatatatatatatatatatatatatatatatatatatatatatatatatatatatatatatatatatatatatatatatagttgtaattatttattattattgatgccAGGTTTTTTcgctttttttgttttgtttttactTTTCAGTTTGATTTCGCTGGTAGCTCGAGAATGCCTCGTCCTATAGACTTCAAATTTCCAAGGATACGCCAGGATTGTGACAACAGTTGACAGGTGCCTTGTGTCCTCCTGGAATGCCTCGGATAACTTTCCAAAcacattcttctccaggctgagggactgaccacctcagatactatttctccaaggttgatggactgactacatcatcttcgctactacacctgctgcctctgtatttgactgaagaagcctactgtgtcttaataatcaacttgtcggtattttatataattttcaacaGTTGGGATGGTAGATAAATGGTACAGAGTCTCGACAAGTTATtatgggaacgtttcgccacacaatggcttcatcagtccggtaTAAAGAAGAATAATGATtagaaagagtttgaggtaatcagtccctcggtctggagttgatgtgatcacatggactccaggctgagggactgattacctcacactccttccGATCTTGactattcttttttttttgtaaataaatggtataaaatacagacacgatggaaaaatacacACATTCAGTGTAAAGCGATCctctattgacaacgtttcgcccacacagtagactttatcaagtcacaaacagatctgtttgtctTGATAAAGCCCAGTGTGTGAGCGAAACGCTGTCAGTAAACGATCGTATTATATTGCAtatgttcgattcccggcgatttccttacaccggttgtctatgttccccatcggtaaaatgggtacctgggtgttagtggattggtatgggtcgcatcctgggacaaaactgacctaatttgcccgaaatgctgtacataacaaggggctttatatacagtagtatgtcactgatgtcagctatggtctgtatactttgtacatgtaattgtagaaataagatattattattataccggAGCATTGAACTCTAGGGACACAGCACACACTTCCCGCTCCACCAACACTATTATTAAGCACTTGGGAAGGGAGACTCAAGCCTATTTACATTCTCACATTACTTAGGAAAACTGCAACAAAAATTATGCCAATCTGAATACAAACAATGTGACTTGAAGATCAGTTCTATTCCTGTGTCTAAATAAATTTATACTTAccttggtagcacaagctatcaggtccatgagtgaaccattcatctacaaacatgtgcaactcttgggtatctttattgaggaaacgtttcgctacacagtggcttcattggcttaagccggtaggagacttggacctgcctcgcatgggccagtaggcctgctgcagtgttccttcgttcttatgttcttaacaaagGGATACAGGATCATCTGGAGAATTTAATGAACAGTAAGTGACACTTGGAATCCCCAAGAATCAGCGTATGTGGATCCCTGGTGTCGTTGTACCACCCATGATACGTGCACACTTAAGAGTGCTTCCTGGTAACCCTCAGCAACCATCCAGCTGACACACGCatcgtgctttttttttttaaaatatgccTACTGTGGTTTAATATTCATTGGTTTATTCCGGTTAAGGAAAGCAGTGCTACAAatagctgagggtgacgtgagacAAACTGATAATAATATAAAagcctttatttctacaagtacacgtatAATGTATACCAACCTAGTTGATACCAATGACATACTAGTATATATACatagccccttgttatgtagagcatttcgggcaaatttggaaattttgtctccaggatgcgacccacaccagtcggctaacacccaggtacctacttactactaggtgaacaggaacaggaaGTGTCTAAAGGAGACACACCCCAGTGTTAcaacccataccggggatcgaaccccgggtAATACCTAAGAAAACCAGCAGTGAAATAGGTGGATTCCTTTAATGAAAGGTGTGTCCGGTCTTAAGACGTTAGAAACTAGAATTATTGATCGATGAAGTTAAAGagaccggggccaggagctaagaactGTCCCCCCGTACAAACACAAATCGAGAGTACACATGAAAAAGAGAGAACAACGTAGAGATGTTCGGAATGACAGACAAGTTGGCTCAACAtaattataaaaattattattaaaaatgagTAAAATATGTATACAATGAACCTAACTGTAATAAATGTTAAAGAGCTGTTTATAAAGAGTTTAAGCGGCACTTGTCATTAGAGTAATATAACAGTACAGCAACTATAAGCTAAACTAGacgtcacagctgctgctgcacacagtgtgggaagtattaaCTCTAAATAGCACAAGTTCCTTCACCAGTACAGCAACTATAAGCTAAACTAGAcgtcacagctgctgcacacagtgtgggaagtattaaCTCTACACAGCACAAATTCCTTCACCAGTACAGCAACTATAAGCTAAACTAGAcgtcacagctgctgcacacagtgtgggaagtattaaCTCTACACAGCACAAATTCCTTCACCAGTACAGCAACTATAAGCTAAACCAGACGTCACAGCTGCTGCAGCACAGTGTGGAAAGTATTAACTCAACAGGCTGCTTAAAAGTATTTCATGTAAAGGATCAgcaaacatctgtataaaatattaaataagtttTCCCCGTAGGTTAAAAACACATAACTTCCGCATACACTTATGCTCGACATATTAAACCTTTTCAAACATGTAAGtttaaaacataagaacataagaaagaaagaacactgcagcaggcctactggcccatacgaggcaggtcagGTCACATACATGCTTGAACACAAGGCTGACAAACATTCAGATGTGTCTCACCATAACTAATAAACCGAATATTTTACCCTTCGTAATCTAATATACAATCAAAGTATAACAAATATTTTctccaataaaaaaaaattaactttaaTAGCCATCGAAAGCTTGAAGCTGCCTAAGCTGTACGAGTAAAATAGAAGCATCATTATTATCACCTTATTAGTATAGCAAAGAAGCTGCAGCAGCAAGGCGACTTTGAagacacgcacaaacacacacccatacctggGCGTACACAATTACCTGAAGTTAGCTGGTTTAGTGAAGTTAACGTCTACTCTAGTGTTAGTGTCTGCAGGGCCAACCCACACCTAGAAGAGAAGCACAGGTTTTAATGGTGGCACTAACGCTAATTGGCTGTCGTCACGGATAAACTGTCTAGCTCTACTGATTTTCGTTTTTTATGGACCATAAATCAGCTGCTATTTTctctatatatacacacacacacctcgaagGCTCACCCCTGCCCATCTAATAGCGGACGGGAAGTAGGTTCGAATGGAAGTACCAGTGTACAGTACTATATACAAGGCGTCACTCGTAGGAGACCCCGAGTTATTGTTTACTACAGACATAATATACAAACAAGACGGTTGCAACTACGAGAGTACCAACTCGGGGCCTCGTACGAGTCAAACACCCTGTACATAATACatgacagtaacaataataataccatTACAGGGATATAATACCTGAGAAATACCTTGTAATAGGTTTGAAGAATCCCACACACCCATCCCACCACTAAGCTTGACACCTGAAAACAAAATAAATCTCCACGATTTTTCTTGTTTTCACGGATATCTGAAGGATTAGGAGACCTGTTGACatcaaagagacagacagacggacaggcCGGCGCCAGCAATCAATCAACAGCCAGGAGTCTTTTTATCCTGCCATCAAAGCCAAAAAtacaaacaccacacaaacatTAAATCATACATACAAGCACAAGCACGCAGACACGCAGCTCCATGTACTCAACGTACTTATTAACACCTCTTGTAC
Above is a genomic segment from Cherax quadricarinatus isolate ZL_2023a chromosome 42, ASM3850222v1, whole genome shotgun sequence containing:
- the LOC128695688 gene encoding uncharacterized protein → MKVEFEYCDEIEGTLEAEKKQSAQLKATLEAEKKQSAQLKATLEAEKKQSAQLKATLEAEKKHSAQLKATLETEKKHSAQLKATLETEEKHSAQLKATLEAEKKQSAQLKATLEAEKKQSAQLKATLETKKKHSAQLKANLEAEKTHSAQLEEELQLLKEQNSELNTGKYKRPFKKVSEVAKNLIKKNEIQANQIKRLTETVNFQRREYLSLHQEAEKKHSAQLKAALEAEKQQSVQLEATLEAEKKHSAQIEEELQLLKEQDSELNNDLLDVYVTLQKELLFVEDQLVIKSEECESLAANLTHLKSQVKPTEKYAAKYKRRFKKVSEVASSLIRENEIQADHIKSLTETVNFQRREYVSLHSVVSDDLRPNSLTTTQVLEETPKVNVQEEDNLEEEDETEVKLDDLREEDETEVKLDDLREEEGTEIKLDDLREKEESEKVKLDDNLSETEGTDKVKVDDLRKEQGATTEEQQLDEFTAHKLKMLIHTIEHKKERKKMEEHQEKMDRILVIVTFIAGVFTLLCIVTSFFPYK